The Streptomyces bacillaris sequence CTTGCCGTCGGCGGTCTTCTCCGGGGCGGCCTGCGCGGGCCGCGACTCCGGCACCTTCAGGAAGACGACGACGGCGCACGCCAGCACCATCAGGGCCTCGCCGAGGAAGCCGGCGAGATAGCTGTACTCGGCGATGAACCCGGCCGCGGCGGCGGAGACGGCGAACCCGAGGTTGATGGCCCAGTAGTTGAGCGAGAAGGCCCGGATGCGGTCCTTGGGGGGCACGATGTCGGCCATCATCGCCTGGACGGCGGGGCGCGAGGCGTTGCTCGCCATGCCGACGAGGAACGCGACGGCGGCGATGGCGACGGGGTGCTCCATGAACCCGAGCACGGCCACGGAGACCGCCATCGACAGCTGCGCGATCAGCATGGTGGGCCGCCGCCCGAGCCGGTCGGTCATCACCCCGGCGCCGAGCGAGGAGATGACCCCGCCGAGCCCGTGGAGGGCGGCGACGAGACCCGCGTACGAGGCCGAGTAGCCCCGGTCCAGGGTCAGGTACAGGGCCATGAAGGTGGCGACGAAGCCGCCGAGCCGGTTGACGAGAGTGCTGAGCCAGAGCCACCAGAACGCGCGGGGCAGCCCGGACACGGTCTCCCGGGCGGCTGTTCTGAGACCGGCGACGGACATGCGCTTCCCCCCACGGGACGTACGAGAAGATCGCCGCGGGTAAGACTCCCGACGACCGTCCGAACATTACGAACCCCGACGGCTCACCCGCCACCGGATTGACGCCTGCCGTCAATCGTCAGCGCGCCGGTCACCCGCCCCGGGTGCCCCCTGTCCGCCACGCGGGCGGGCGCGCGGAGGGCGCACGGGTTCGATTACGCTCGGGCCCATGGCCGACGCACCGTACAAGCTGATCCTCCTCCGCCACGGCGAGAGCGAATGGAACGCGAAGAACCTGTTCACCGGTTGGGTGGACGTCAACCTCACCGAGAAGGGTGAGAAGGAAGCAGTCCGCGGCGGTGAACTGCTCAAGGACGCCGGTCTGCTCCCCGACGTCCTGCACACCTCCCTCCAGCGCCGCGCGATCCGCACCGCGCAGCTGGCCCTGGAGTCCGCCGACCGCCTCTGGATCCCGGTCCGCCGCTCCTGGCGCCTGAACGAGCGCCACTACGGCGCCCTCCAGGGCAAGGACAAGGCCCAGACGCTGGCCGAGTTCGGCGAGGAGCAGTTCATGCTCTGGCGCCGCTCGTACGACACCCCGCCGCCGCCGCTGGCCCGCGACGACGAGTACTCCCAGTTCGACGACCCGCGCTACGCGGCCCTCCCGCCGGAGGTGCGCCCGGACACGGAGTGCCTGAAGGACGTCGTCGTCCGGATGCTCCCGTACTGGTTCGACAGCATCGTCCCCGACCTCCTCACCGGCCGCACGGTCCTGGTCGCCGCCCACGGCAACAGCCTCCGCGCCCTGGTGAAGCACCTGGACGGCATCTCGGACGCGGACATCGCGGGCCTCAACATCCCGACCGGCATCCCGCTCTCCTACGAACTGGACGCCGACTTCAAGCCGCTGAACCCGGGCGGCACGTACCTCGACCCGGAGGCGGCGAAGGCTGCCATCGAGGCCGTGAAGAACCAGGGCAAGAAGAAGTAGGTTCACTGATCATGCCCCCGACCTGCGCATACGGAGCGGATCGGGGGCGTTTTCACGACCTGGGCCCACTGTGGGACCTCAGCCGGGCGGATCCTCCGGCGGCCGGCATGTGTTCTCGTACGAGCGGCAGCGCGAAGAGCCGAACGAGGACGTATGAAAGACCTACTTGTCCGCGCCGACTGCCCTGATGAAATTGGACGTGGTGGAAGCTTTGCTCCGCGAGGCATCCGCGTGGCCTGCCTCGCGGAGCATCGACCAATGGCAGTACCCGCCGCATCGTGACCGCATCACGGAAGCCCTTGAGCGGGAAGTATGCTTCCTCGCGTTCGAGGACGGTAAGCCGATCGCGACCATCCAGGTTGACAACTTTGCGGACCCTGAGTTTTGGACCCCGGAGGATCAGCCAGATGCGGCCCTCTAGGTTCACCGCATGGCCGTAATGCGCGCAGCGTCCGGCGCGGGCATCGGCAGCCTGCTGCTCGATTGGGTGTCGGAGCGTGCCTCAGCTCAGGGCAAGCGATGGTTGCGGTTGGGCTCCTGGAAGGACAACAACGGGTTGCACCGGTTCTACAAGGGCGTGGGCTTCACACTCCTCCGCATCGCGGATCTCCCACACCGCAGATCAGGCGCCCTGTTCCAGCGGTCGACCGAGTCGGTGGCTGACAACAGCCTGTGAGCTAGAACCAGTTGCAGGTTTCTCTACCTCATCAAGGCGGCTCGCTCCGCTCCCCGCGCGCAGGCTCGGCCCCAGCCAGGCCGCGCACAGAGATCAGCCGCTTGTCACCAGAAAAGGCGCACCTCGTGACTGAGCCTCTTTCATCCTCTGTAGTCGCAGGTCAGTAGGGTGTGGATGGCCTGGACGATGGTGCCGATGCGGCGGGTGGAGCATCTTGCTCGCCGGAGCAGTCGCCAGGACTTCAGTTGCGCGAAGGCGCGTTCTCCCGGGGCTCTCAGCCGGGCGTGGTCGCGGTTGAACTGCTGGTAGTGCTGCGGCTGTTCGCGGTGGTGGTAGTACGGGGTGCGGAAGGTGGCGCCGGCGCCCTGGTAGGCGCGGTCGGCGAGGACGAGGATCTGGCGGGTGAGGCGGGCTTGGACGATGCCGTGGGCGCGGGCCGCGGTCAGGTCGTGGGTGCGTCCGGGCGTGGCTCGGGAGAACCAGAGCGGTGTGCCGTGGTGTCGGGCGATGACCTGCACGTTCATGCCGTGCTTGCGGTGTTTTTGCGAGTAGTACGGCTCGTCCGCGCGGATTCGGTCGGTGGGGATCAGGGTGCGGTCGACGATGACGTGGTCGCCCTCGCCGAGGCCGGTGAGGGCTTCGTGGAGTCCGGGTTCCCAGGAGGCCAGGACGTCCAAGGTCTCATCGACGTACCGTCAGGCGGTGGCCTGGGATATCCCGAAACCGGCTCCGAGCTGAGAGAACGTCTCGTTCTTCCGCAGATGAACGAGAGTAAGCAGTGCCTGCTTGGAGCAACCGAGCTTGCGCCAGCGGGTGTTGCGCGTCAGGCGGTGCTCGTACAGCAACCAGGAAACATGCTCGACGAGCTCATGAGGGACGTCGACCATGGCAGGATACGGAACCAACAGGGCCTCTTCGGTCGCCGGTGTGTTGAGTGAGATCACCACGCCAACGACGAGAGGCCCTGTCTCGTCACCACGCACCCTGACCAGCCAGTTTCACCTGCCAGCACAGGATGAAAGAGGCTCACTGTCCACTGTCTCGGCCAGCGAAGTCGCAGCTCAGCCCGCAGATCACCCAGTCGCTCTCCTAAAGCGGTGGTGCACGATGGCTGACGAGACCCTCGGGGAGTGACAGACGCTCAACTGCTCGCGCAGTGGCCCCTTCGGCGGATCCGTGACGTGTCCGGACATCATAGGGCTGTCGTCCTGGACACCGAAAGGACGGTGAAATGGGTGGCTGGCCCCGGGGCCCACGAGGTCCTGCGCCCAGAGATCGTTCTTGGGTTGCACGGTCTGTGCCTGGTGAAGCCCGTCGATGACGAGGACTGGTACATGGACAGCCTGTACGGCGACGGCAGCGGGCCGGGGGCTTGTCCGTGCGCGGTGGGACGTGTCCGCGCGCGGCGCGGGGGGCCTGTCCGTAGGGGCGCGGGAGAGCCGTTCGTGCCCGGTGGGCGGGGTGCCGGGGCAAGGGCCCGTGGCGGGTCAGTAGATGATGACCCTCCAGCGCTCGACCCACCGCAGCGCGCCGCCCGGGCCACGGACCAGGACGCGGTCCTCCTCCACCTGCCAGGCCTCCCCGTAGAGCGTGGCCTCGGGGAGGTCGACCCGCACGATGTCGTGGACCACCAGGTCGCCCTCGACCGGCCGGGTCCACGTGTGCGTACACCGGTCGCAGGCGTAGGCAACGGCGGTGACCGCGCCGACGGTTGACGGTCCCGTCGCGGGCAGCGGCGTACCGAGGCGTACGGCTTCGACGAAGCAGCGTGGACACGGGTCGGCGGTGTGCGGGCCTGCTGATCGGGACATTTCTCGGTCTTCTCCTGACTCGGTCTTCGACCACCGGGCCGTGAGCATCGTGCCTCGGTACGGGTGGTCGCCAGGGCTGTCCGCTCCGGGCCGCTTCTCCGGCTCTCCGTGAAACGATGGGGCGCAGATCAGAGGACTTGGGGGATGGGCCGTGGCCAGGTGGCGGATTTTCGACGAGAAGCCCCGGAACTACGACGTGCTCCTCATCGCCGCCGGCTTCTGGACGGCCGCCAGTTCCGCATCTCCGCTCTGGGTCCGGGTGCTGGCGGGCTTGACCGCCGCCCACTTCACGGTGAACAGGGTCGTCCACTGCTTCCGGCAGCGGCGTGAGCGTGCGCGTGCCCGTACCGACGCGGCCGTCGGGCGCGGCGTCTGAACGCCCGTACCGCCGACGTCTCGTTCGTACATCGGTCGGCCTCCCGGATGCCGAACTCCCGCCCGTACGCACTACGGTGACCCCGAAGGGCTGCGGGCCGGGGCAAGGGCGAGGGGATCGGGGAGAGCGGTCATGGGCGAGTCTCTGAAGACCTTCGTGGGCGGCACCGAGGTCGAGGTGCCCAACAGCATCCCGGACATCCGGGCCGCGCTGCCCGAGGAGAGACGCGAGGAGTTCGACCTCGCCATCAACGAGGCCGGGGTCCACGAGATCCAGGCGGTCATGCGGCACTGGATGCTGGAGGCCGTGCCCGACCCCGAGGCCGAGCGGATCCTGGACCGGCTGGCGCAGGACGAGGCCGAGAGGCGGAGCGTCGCTTGAGCTTCCGCATCTCCTACGCACCGCCCGCCGACGACACCCTGGCCAAGATGCGCGACGGCCACTCCTTCCGTGACGAGATGGCCCGCACCCTGGGCAGGGAGCCGTACGGGCACGCCTCGTCCGCCGTCAAGAGCGAGCGGGACCGGCGCGAGGCCACCGTCTCCGGGGCCATCGTCCTCTACTACGTCTCGCGGTCCGTGCTGACCGTCACCGTCGTACGGCTCGTCCCCCTGCCCTGACACCGAAGTGCCGGGGCAGGGGGCGTACGCCGGAGCGTCGGGCGGGTCAGCCGAGCTTCTTCGCCTGCGCCGCCACGACCTCCGTCGGCAGGGTGAACTTCGCGCCGCCGTCCGCACCCGCCGTGAGGTTGAAGGAGAAGAACGTCGCCACGGTGCCCGCCTTGCGGAGCGCCACCAGCTTGTACGCGGACTTCGCCCCGTCCTGCTCCTGGACGACCGTCCAGGCCGCCGCCTCGTCGCCGCCGGTGATCTTCTCCTCGGTGACCGAGACGATCTTCTGCTGGTCGCCCGCGATCGTGACGTTGAAGCCGCCCGCGCACTCCGCCGCGGCCTTCTTCACGGCGGCGAACGCGTCCGGGCCCGCCGCCCCGTCGTACGTGTTCAGCGCGACGAGGGTGGACGTCAGGTCGAAGGCCGCCTTCATGGCTTCCTCGACCTCGCCCTCCGACATGTCCTCGACCGACTTCTTGGCGCCCTTCGTCGGCTCGGCGACCACCTTGCGCTTGGCGGAGGCCTTCGAACCGTCCGCCGCCACACCGAACATGGCGTGGACGACCGGCAGGCAGGCTTCCTTGTCGGTCTTCAGGCCGTCCGCCGGAACCTCGTCGTCCGGGCCCGCCTTGGTGACCTTGTGGCCCTCGACGTCACCCTGCTCGAGCGACGCGGTCTCCAGCTCTGCGGCGCTGAGCGCCTTGGCGTCGGCCCCGGCCTTCGGGGCCTGGCTGCTCGTGTCGGCGGCACCGGCCTTGTCGCTCTTCCCGTTCCCCGCGTCGGCGTCGGACGAGCCGCCGCAGGCCGTGACGAGCAGGGTCAGGGACACCGCGCAGGCGGCGAGGGCGGTACGGCGTACGGCAGTGGCGCGCATGGATCTTCTCTCCGGTTCGGGGAGCGACCGCCCCTCCCCCGCGCGGCACTTCGAGGCCGTCTGGGACGGGCCGTCGCAGTGATCCACACCTTACGGTCGAACCTCTGAGCGAGGATCCGCCGAGCGACCCCCTCCGCCGATCGTGATTCGGCTGTGATCATCCTGTGAACGCACTGTGCGGAGCCGCCGTACAACCCCCGCCGCCCGCGCCCCGGCTCAGCCGGACGAGCGCTCGATCAGGTGGCT is a genomic window containing:
- a CDS encoding GNAT family N-acetyltransferase translates to MAVMRAASGAGIGSLLLDWVSERASAQGKRWLRLGSWKDNNGLHRFYKGVGFTLLRIADLPHRRSGALFQRSTESVADNSL
- a CDS encoding phosphoglyceromutase; the protein is MADAPYKLILLRHGESEWNAKNLFTGWVDVNLTEKGEKEAVRGGELLKDAGLLPDVLHTSLQRRAIRTAQLALESADRLWIPVRRSWRLNERHYGALQGKDKAQTLAEFGEEQFMLWRRSYDTPPPPLARDDEYSQFDDPRYAALPPEVRPDTECLKDVVVRMLPYWFDSIVPDLLTGRTVLVAAHGNSLRALVKHLDGISDADIAGLNIPTGIPLSYELDADFKPLNPGGTYLDPEAAKAAIEAVKNQGKKK